A window from Danio aesculapii chromosome 6, fDanAes4.1, whole genome shotgun sequence encodes these proteins:
- the sema3fa gene encoding LOW QUALITY PROTEIN: sema domain, immunoglobulin domain (Ig), short basic domain, secreted, (semaphorin) 3Fa (The sequence of the model RefSeq protein was modified relative to this genomic sequence to represent the inferred CDS: inserted 1 base in 1 codon), producing MQGAGTLVLGTLLVSVFSAVSVHSSPLSSLPPASVPRVFLSFKELKSTGTAHHFAFLLNSTDYRILRMDEDHDRMYVGSKDYILSLDLNDINKEPLIIHWPVAPQKRTECVLSGKDINGECGNFIRLIEPWNRTHLYVCGTGAYNPICTYVDRGQRAQGFLQDQMPRAGGRTSRAADPSASPEPYAPKEYIFRLEPGKVDSGKGKCPYDPKLNSVSALINGQLYAGVYIDFMGTDSAIFRTLGKHTAMRTDQYNSRWLHDPTFVHAQLIPDSAEKNDDKLYFFFREKASEMGQTPMAQSRIGRICLNDDGGHCCLVNKWSTFLKARLICSVTGSDGIETHFDELRDVYIQKTQDTKNPVIYGVFSVSGSVFKGSAVCVYSMADVRMVFNGPFAHKEGPNYQWVAYQGKIPYPRPGTCPGGTFTPNMKSTKDYPDEVINFMRTHPTMFNAVYPVHKRPLVVRTNVDYEFTTITVDQVAAADGNYEVLFLGTDRGTVQKVIVLPRDDLQTEELVLEEVEVFRVPTSITTMKISPKRQQLYVSSAVGVTHLALHRCDVYGEACADCCLARDPYCAWDGKSCSRYSASQKRRSRRQDVKYGNPIRQCRGYNSNANKNTLETVQYGVEGSTAFXECQARSPHVSIKWHFQKENSDRRREIRSDGRVVRTDQGLLLRSLQLSDSGVYQCTSTEKNFKHTLVKLQLVVLSAHTVNSIQTESAAPASPPLQSSAWTPSAEQYKDLLTILSQPEMGLINQYCQDYWQIGDDPMAHKKKDLKELQKDLRKPRNRRHHQEQSSMAET from the exons AGCTGAAGTCTACTGGAACGGCCCATCACTTTGCCTTCCTGCTGAACTCGACGGACTACAGAATCCTCCGCATGGATGAGGATCATGATCGCATGTATGTGGGCAGCAAGGATTACATTCTGTCTCTAGACCTGAATGACATCAACAAAGAGCCCCTTATA ATTCACTGGCCTGTGGCTCCGCAGAAAAGGACTGAATGTGTCCTCTCAGGGAAAGACATCAAT GGCGAATGTGGTAATTTCATCCGTCTAATCGAGCCGTGGAACCGGACTCACCTGTATGTGTGCGGGACGGGAGCTTACAACCCCATCTGTACCTATGTGGACAGAGGCCAAAGGGCACAG GGTTTTCTCCAAGATCAGATGCCTCGTGCAGGAGGCCGAACCAGTCGAGCTGCTGACCCTAGTGCCTCACCAGAACCATATGCACCCAAG GAATACATTTTCCGACTGGAGCCTGGTAAAGTAGATTCTGGGAAAGGGAAATGCCCCTACGACCCCAAACTCAACAGCGTCTCAGCTTTGATAA ATGGCCAGCTTTATGCCGGCGTCTACATCGATTTTATGGGAACAGACTCTGCCATCTTTCGCACGTTGGGCAAACACACGGCAATGAGGACCGACCAGTATAACTCCCGCTGGCTCCACG ATCCAACATTTGTCCATGCTCAGCTCATCCCTGATAGTGCAGAAAAGAATGACGACAAGCTGTATTTCTTCTTCCGTGAGAAGGCCTCTGAGATGGGTCAGACTCCCATGGCTCAGTCCAGGATTGGCAGAATTTGCCTG AATGATGATGGAGGACACTGCTGTCTGGTGAACAAGTGGAGCACCTTCCTGAAGGCTCGGCTCATCTGCTCCGTCACCGGCTCTGATGGCATTGAGACGCATTTCGATGAGCtca GGGACGTGTACATCCAGAAGACTCAAGACACAAAGAATCCTGTCATCTACGGCGTCTTCTCCGTGTCCGG GTCTGTGTTTAAAGGCTCAGCAGTATGTGTTTATTCAATGGCTGATGTGCGTATGGTCTTCAATGGCCCTTTCGCTCATAAAGAAGGCCCAAACTACCAATGGGTTGCATACCAGGGCAAAATCCCATACCCTCGTCCAGGAACA TGTCCAGGAGGGACGTTTACCCCCAACATGAAGTCTACTAAAGATTACCCAGATGAGGTGATCAACTTCATGCGCACCCATCCCACCATGTTCAATGCAGTTTATCCAGTCCACAAGCGCCCCCTAGTGGTACGAACCAACGTGGATTATGAGTTCACCACCATCACTGTGGACCAAGTGGCTGCAGCTGATGGCAACTATGAAGTTCTGTTCTTGGGAACAG ATAGGGGAACCGTTCAGAAAGTGATTGTACTGCCCAGAGATGATCTACAGACTGAAGAGCTGGTTCTGGAGGAGGTGGAGGTCTTCAGA gttCCAACTTCAATCACTACTATGAAGATTTCTCCAAAACGA CAACAGCTGTATGTCAGTTCAGCGGTGGGCGTCACACATCTGGCTCTGCACAGATGTGATGTTTACGGAGAGGCCTGTGCCGACTGCTGCCTGGCCAGAGACCCATACTGCGCCTGGGATGGAAAGTCCTGCTCTCGCTACTCGGCAAGCCAAAAAAG GCGGAGTCGGAGGCAAGATGTGAAGTATGGAAACCCTATAAGGCAATGCAGAGGCTACAACTCGAATG CCAATAAGAACACTTTGGAGACAGTGCAGTATGGAGTAGAGGGAAGCACAGCCT TGGAGTGTCAGGCCAGATCTCCTCATGTGTCCATCAAGTGGCATTTCCAGAAGGAGAACAGCGACAGGAGGAGAGAG ATCCGTTCTGATGGGCGTGTGGTTCGCACAGATCAGGGCCTCCTCCTGCGCTCCCTCCAGCTGTCCGACAGCGGTGTTTACCAGTGCACCTCCACCGAGAAGAACTTCAAACACACCCTTGTCAAACTCCAGCTCGTGGTTCTCTCCGCCCACACCGTCAACAGCATCCAGACCGAAAGCGCCGCTCCAGCCTCCCCGCCCCTCCAATCCAGCGCATGGACGCCCAGCGCAGAACAATACAAAGACCTACTGACAATCCTCAGCCAACCTGAGATGGGCCTCATCAACCAGTACTGCCAAGACTACTGGCAGATAGGGGACGACCCCATGGCCCACAAGAAGAAGGACCTCAAGGAGCTCCAGAAGGACCTGCGGAAGCCCCGAAACAGGAGACACCACCAGGAGCAGAGCAGCATGGCTGAGACATGA